A genome region from Chloroflexia bacterium SDU3-3 includes the following:
- a CDS encoding DegT/DnrJ/EryC1/StrS family aminotransferase, which yields MQIPQVSPWLGEEEQAAAAQAVADNWITEGPRCAAFSQQLNALMGAEYGVFAPNGTLALVLGLLALGIGPGDEVLIPDTTFIGSATAVAMVGATPVFVEVTRDTYQIDVASCAQALTPRTRAVMPVHLYGMCADMGAVMAFARQHGLLVIEDAAQALGVRYQGKHAGTFGDVGCFSFFADKTITTGEGGYVVCRDAAVHERLRLLRNQGRLDRGSFIHPAVGYNFRITDMQAAVGLAQLAKLDEIIRRKRAILGWYAHDLADLPEVQLLPVEPGSEHVPFRVIILANHAHDLMAHMGARGVQPRTFFYPLHRQPCFARLSRAQGGPLDLDDARFPNAIRGYERGVSLPVFPTLTREQVRYVCGAVRSFYRSDLALGAGA from the coding sequence CAGGCCGTGGCCGACAACTGGATCACCGAGGGGCCGCGCTGCGCCGCGTTCAGCCAGCAGCTCAACGCGCTGATGGGGGCCGAATACGGCGTCTTCGCGCCCAACGGCACGCTGGCCCTGGTGCTGGGGCTGCTGGCCCTGGGCATCGGCCCCGGCGACGAGGTGCTCATCCCCGACACCACCTTCATCGGCTCGGCCACGGCGGTGGCCATGGTCGGGGCCACGCCAGTGTTCGTGGAGGTGACGCGCGACACCTACCAGATCGACGTGGCATCCTGCGCCCAGGCGCTCACGCCGCGCACCCGCGCGGTGATGCCGGTGCACCTCTACGGCATGTGCGCCGACATGGGCGCGGTGATGGCCTTCGCCCGCCAGCACGGCCTGCTGGTGATCGAGGACGCCGCCCAGGCCCTGGGGGTGCGCTACCAGGGAAAGCACGCCGGGACGTTCGGCGATGTGGGCTGCTTCTCGTTCTTCGCCGACAAGACCATCACCACCGGCGAGGGCGGCTACGTGGTGTGCCGCGACGCGGCGGTACACGAGCGGCTGCGGCTGCTGCGCAACCAGGGTCGGCTCGACCGCGGCTCGTTCATCCACCCCGCCGTCGGCTACAACTTCCGCATCACCGACATGCAGGCTGCCGTGGGGCTGGCCCAACTGGCCAAGCTCGACGAGATCATCCGGCGCAAGCGCGCCATCCTCGGCTGGTACGCGCACGACCTGGCCGACCTGCCCGAGGTGCAGCTGCTGCCCGTAGAGCCTGGCTCCGAGCACGTGCCCTTCCGCGTGATCATCCTAGCCAACCACGCCCACGACCTGATGGCCCACATGGGCGCTCGCGGGGTGCAGCCGCGCACCTTCTTCTACCCGCTGCACCGCCAGCCATGCTTCGCCCGCCTGAGTCGCGCGCAGGGCGGCCCGCTCGACCTCGACGACGCGCGCTTCCCCAACGCCATCCGCGGCTACGAGCGCGGCGTGTCGCTGCCGGTCTTCCCCACGCTCACGCGCGAGCAGGTGCGCTACGTCTGCGGCGCGGTCCGCTCGTTCTACCGCAGCGACCTGGCGCTGGGCGCGGGGGCGTAA
- a CDS encoding GIY-YIG nuclease family protein translates to MRKTGSPIKLFGSYNLEQLYRQTISLTAKDLQLEKKEQDLLFAAVCLADIASGVCIDPETGNSIAAEVLRDYTGLASHPFHQALEAVQEAGLISYLRERDGSFALVLSAFFRRELEAVWQKNQVPLLLIRKKAGEVLGHGHHGDIGPRSGYIYIAYAENGLFLIGKSRSPQQHIKQLSKNELPFDIALMHSIFSQDMHQAETMIRQKLSHRHRSGQWFALSPQDLNDLMNIAELRI, encoded by the coding sequence ATGAGAAAGACCGGAAGCCCCATCAAGCTCTTTGGCAGCTATAACTTGGAGCAGCTGTATCGACAGACGATCAGTCTGACAGCTAAGGATCTTCAGCTTGAGAAAAAAGAACAAGATCTGCTCTTCGCAGCGGTCTGCCTTGCCGACATCGCCAGCGGGGTCTGCATCGACCCCGAAACAGGGAACTCAATAGCCGCAGAGGTGCTACGCGACTACACCGGCCTTGCAAGTCACCCTTTCCATCAAGCGCTTGAGGCCGTACAGGAAGCGGGGCTGATCAGCTACCTCCGCGAGCGCGATGGCAGCTTTGCGCTGGTACTCTCGGCCTTCTTCCGACGCGAACTTGAGGCGGTCTGGCAGAAAAACCAGGTGCCACTCCTGCTCATCCGCAAAAAAGCTGGCGAGGTGCTGGGCCATGGTCATCATGGTGATATCGGGCCACGATCTGGCTATATCTACATCGCCTATGCGGAAAATGGCCTCTTTCTGATCGGGAAATCTCGCAGCCCACAGCAGCATATCAAGCAACTCAGCAAGAATGAACTACCCTTCGACATCGCCCTTATGCACAGCATCTTCTCGCAGGATATGCACCAGGCGGAGACAATGATCCGCCAGAAGCTCTCGCATCGCCACCGCTCAGGCCAGTGGTTTGCGCTCAGCCCGCAAGATCTTAATGACCTGATGAACATCGCGGAGCTACGTATCTGA
- a CDS encoding EcsC family protein, producing the protein MAATFDTATMQQALDWAYDKAVSGIPNSRSDFFGRAEDLAASYLRIRGTRSQQVKKLITSHTSAAAATGFVTGLGGIITLPVAIPANIVGVLFAQIRMVAAIACMGEYDVHDHQVQTLCYICLCGNSAGEILKGVGVQASTKIAQRAIQQIPFAAIKKINQAVGFRLITKFGTTGVVNLGKALPLVGGVVGGTFDAVSTRAIGNYAHKMFIE; encoded by the coding sequence ATGGCCGCAACATTCGACACCGCCACAATGCAGCAAGCCCTCGATTGGGCTTATGACAAAGCCGTCAGTGGTATCCCCAACAGTAGATCCGACTTTTTTGGTAGAGCCGAGGATCTGGCAGCAAGCTATCTAAGGATCAGAGGAACACGTTCCCAACAGGTGAAGAAACTCATCACCTCTCACACCAGCGCGGCGGCGGCCACAGGGTTCGTCACCGGCCTTGGTGGCATTATCACGCTGCCTGTTGCCATTCCTGCCAACATTGTTGGCGTGCTCTTTGCCCAGATCCGCATGGTTGCGGCCATTGCCTGCATGGGCGAATACGATGTACATGACCATCAGGTCCAGACGCTCTGCTATATTTGCCTGTGCGGCAATTCAGCTGGCGAGATCCTCAAAGGCGTGGGGGTTCAGGCCAGCACCAAAATAGCGCAGCGAGCTATTCAGCAGATCCCATTTGCCGCCATCAAGAAGATCAATCAGGCGGTTGGATTCCGCCTCATCACCAAATTTGGCACCACCGGTGTCGTCAATCTCGGTAAGGCGCTACCGCTGGTCGGCGGCGTGGTCGGCGGTACATTCGATGCCGTCAGCACCAGAGCTATCGGAAACTATGCCCATAAGATGTTTATCGAATAA
- a CDS encoding leucine-rich repeat domain-containing protein produces MSDLHIPDPALYRAFADALGEPITREKLLSITHLEWNEYMAENDPDSWEPVDNLTGIEHCANLRVLSFDGNSVQSIAPLAHCDALEELWLVDNAVRDLAPLRGKGRLHTLVVDMCYPLDDIAPLAGLPELSYVNIGSTSVQDITPLLDLPKLSRASLYSLKLDMAEDTANRAALKELLRRGVEIHMRDIKDLQAEVAREAA; encoded by the coding sequence ATGAGCGACCTGCACATCCCCGACCCTGCCCTCTACCGCGCCTTTGCCGACGCCCTGGGCGAGCCGATCACCCGCGAGAAGCTGCTGTCCATCACCCACCTTGAGTGGAACGAGTACATGGCCGAAAACGACCCCGACTCGTGGGAGCCGGTCGACAACCTAACCGGCATCGAGCACTGCGCCAACCTGCGGGTGCTGAGCTTCGATGGCAACAGCGTGCAAAGTATCGCGCCGCTGGCGCACTGCGACGCGCTGGAGGAGCTGTGGCTAGTCGACAACGCGGTGCGCGACCTCGCGCCGCTGCGTGGGAAGGGGCGGCTGCACACCCTGGTGGTCGACATGTGCTACCCGCTCGACGACATCGCCCCGCTGGCCGGGCTGCCCGAGCTGAGCTATGTGAACATCGGCAGCACCAGCGTGCAGGACATCACCCCGCTGCTTGATCTGCCCAAGCTCAGCCGCGCGTCGCTCTACTCCCTCAAGCTCGACATGGCCGAGGATACGGCCAACCGCGCCGCGCTGAAGGAGCTGCTGCGGCGCGGCGTGGAGATCCACATGCGCGACATCAAGGATCTGCAGGCCGAGGTGGCGCGCGAGGCTGCATAG
- a CDS encoding alpha/beta hydrolase produces MQRYDDDLTNFASHGATPLPATAQQGHVPSDGAQIWYASYGAGRPIILLHGGLGNSGNWGEQIAALLGQGYRAVLIDSRGHGRSTRDARPFSYDLMAADVLAVMDALGLGRAALVGWSDGACTALALAKAQPERVAGVLFFACNVDPSGTRPFEMTPTIGRCFERHVADYAALSATPEAFEPFAEAVGLMQRTQPNYTAADLAAIATPVVVAQAEHDEFITREHAEYIARTLPNGRFVLLPGVSHFAPIQRPSQFNAALLDALEWLAAEL; encoded by the coding sequence ATGCAGCGCTACGACGACGACCTGACGAACTTTGCGTCCCACGGCGCGACGCCGCTGCCAGCGACCGCGCAGCAGGGCCACGTGCCCAGCGACGGCGCGCAGATCTGGTACGCCAGCTATGGCGCGGGCCGACCCATCATCCTGCTGCACGGCGGGCTGGGCAACAGCGGCAACTGGGGCGAGCAGATCGCCGCGCTGCTGGGCCAGGGCTACCGCGCGGTGCTGATCGACAGCCGCGGCCACGGGCGCAGCACCCGCGACGCGCGCCCCTTCAGCTACGACCTGATGGCCGCCGACGTGCTGGCCGTGATGGACGCGCTGGGCCTCGGGCGGGCCGCGCTGGTGGGCTGGAGCGACGGCGCGTGCACCGCGCTGGCCCTGGCCAAGGCGCAGCCCGAGCGCGTGGCGGGCGTGCTCTTCTTCGCCTGCAATGTCGACCCCAGCGGCACCAGGCCGTTCGAGATGACGCCCACCATCGGGCGCTGCTTCGAGCGCCACGTGGCCGACTACGCGGCGCTCTCGGCCACACCCGAGGCCTTCGAGCCATTCGCCGAGGCCGTGGGCCTGATGCAGCGCACCCAGCCGAACTACACCGCCGCCGATCTGGCCGCCATCGCCACGCCGGTGGTGGTGGCCCAGGCCGAGCACGACGAGTTCATCACCCGCGAGCACGCCGAGTATATCGCCCGCACGCTGCCAAACGGGCGCTTCGTGCTGCTGCCAGGCGTCAGCCACTTCGCGCCGATCCAGCGCCCGTCCCAGTTCAACGCAGCGCTGCTAGACGCGCTGGAATGGCTGGCGGCGGAGCTATGA
- a CDS encoding aminoglycoside nucleotidyltransferase ANT(2'')-Ia: protein MNDDQIALIHRLMQRCDALSLPIWLESGWAVDARLGRVTREHSDIDLAFPAERIAEFTALLRSEGASNFEQMDYGFLAALGGVLLDCEPCLWDGRAYELAGMPPGSCPAERQGSLAGRDIRCISWDAILWEYFGYLDELPFASWPQKDVDSYRLVCATLGEPHTANLYQRYRAQNPEL, encoded by the coding sequence ATGAACGACGACCAGATCGCCCTCATCCACCGCCTGATGCAGCGCTGCGACGCGCTGTCGCTGCCGATCTGGCTTGAGAGCGGCTGGGCGGTGGATGCGCGGCTGGGCCGGGTCACCCGCGAGCACTCCGACATCGATCTGGCCTTCCCCGCTGAGCGCATAGCCGAGTTTACCGCCCTGCTGCGGTCCGAAGGCGCAAGCAACTTCGAGCAGATGGACTACGGCTTTCTGGCCGCGCTGGGCGGGGTGCTGCTGGACTGCGAGCCGTGCCTCTGGGATGGCCGCGCCTATGAGCTTGCGGGCATGCCACCAGGGTCGTGCCCCGCCGAGCGGCAGGGCAGCCTCGCCGGGCGCGACATCCGCTGCATAAGCTGGGACGCCATCCTGTGGGAGTACTTCGGCTACCTCGACGAGCTGCCGTTCGCCAGCTGGCCACAGAAGGATGTGGACAGCTACCGCCTGGTGTGCGCCACCCTCGGCGAGCCGCACACCGCCAACCTCTACCAGCGCTACCGCGCGCAGAACCCCGAGCTATAG
- a CDS encoding serine/threonine protein phosphatase — MASHRSPMECGHGQHSSKRTPMNLLALPDLHQDLRRLDALAAPLAQADVVLLAGDLTNATGAAGAAQVIEAFRAHNPSVLAVPGNWDDPAACAYLGSQGVSIDRRHRIIKGVAFAGVGGALPSPSRTPNERSETQLAHDLEQAVDGLDPAIPLVLVCHQPPLRTRADQTWGGGHAGSAAVRSFIERRQPLICFCGHIHEGVGIDQIGGTQVANPGPLWMGGYAWAKILSGVASVACRTVE, encoded by the coding sequence ATGGCAAGCCATCGATCACCTATGGAGTGCGGCCATGGCCAGCACTCTAGCAAGCGCACCCCAATGAACCTACTAGCTCTGCCCGACCTACACCAAGATCTGCGCCGCCTCGACGCGCTGGCCGCGCCGCTGGCCCAGGCCGACGTGGTGCTGCTGGCGGGCGATCTGACCAACGCCACCGGCGCGGCGGGTGCGGCCCAGGTGATCGAGGCCTTCCGCGCGCACAACCCCAGCGTGCTGGCCGTGCCCGGCAACTGGGATGACCCTGCCGCCTGCGCCTATCTTGGCTCCCAGGGGGTAAGCATCGATAGGCGGCACCGGATCATCAAGGGCGTGGCGTTCGCAGGGGTCGGCGGCGCGCTGCCATCGCCATCACGCACACCCAACGAGCGGAGTGAGACGCAGCTGGCGCACGACCTTGAGCAGGCGGTGGATGGGCTTGACCCGGCCATCCCGCTTGTTCTGGTGTGCCACCAGCCGCCCCTGCGCACCCGCGCCGACCAGACCTGGGGCGGTGGGCACGCGGGCAGCGCGGCGGTACGCTCGTTCATCGAGCGCCGCCAGCCGCTGATCTGCTTCTGCGGACACATTCACGAGGGCGTGGGCATCGACCAGATCGGCGGCACCCAGGTGGCCAACCCTGGCCCGCTGTGGATGGGTGGCTACGCCTGGGCAAAGATCTTGAGCGGCGTCGCTTCTGTCGCATGCCGCACTGTTGAGTAG
- a CDS encoding alpha/beta fold hydrolase has translation MWLRFVRTTLIGISLLTVIVFSAIAAHAYLRYRSITPPATNSDCCSLPSAELPGVAAVQIAAPDQTALACWYTPSHNRAAVIVLHGEGGDRSAMLPHMAILARHGYGVLACDRRAHGASDGALRSWGWLEVGDVGAMVDYLAQRGDVDQGRVGIFGFSMGAQVALRASAAYPALRAVVADGAVPATSADLTPAASAAAWPRSAVDWLDNWFVDRMLERATAMAAPAPMAQALGQRSQPLLLIATGQDGHGRELRQNQWFHTLAAPPKALWELPDVGHGEGLARRAAEYERRVIALYDAALLGETP, from the coding sequence ATGTGGCTGCGCTTCGTTCGCACGACCCTCATTGGGATCTCCCTGCTCACTGTGATCGTGTTCAGCGCCATCGCCGCCCACGCCTACCTGCGCTACCGCAGCATCACCCCGCCAGCCACCAACAGCGACTGCTGCTCGCTGCCCAGCGCCGAGCTGCCTGGGGTGGCGGCGGTGCAGATCGCCGCGCCCGACCAGACCGCGCTGGCCTGCTGGTACACGCCCTCGCACAACCGCGCCGCCGTGATCGTGCTGCATGGCGAGGGCGGCGACCGCAGCGCGATGCTGCCCCACATGGCCATTCTCGCCCGCCACGGCTATGGCGTGCTGGCCTGCGACCGCCGCGCCCACGGCGCGAGCGACGGCGCGCTGCGCTCGTGGGGCTGGCTTGAGGTAGGCGATGTAGGCGCGATGGTCGACTACCTGGCCCAGCGGGGCGATGTGGACCAGGGGCGTGTGGGCATCTTCGGCTTCTCCATGGGCGCACAGGTGGCGCTGCGGGCCTCGGCGGCCTACCCAGCCCTGCGCGCGGTGGTGGCCGATGGTGCGGTGCCCGCCACATCCGCCGACCTGACCCCAGCCGCCAGCGCCGCCGCATGGCCCCGGTCCGCCGTAGACTGGCTCGACAACTGGTTTGTGGACCGCATGCTGGAGCGCGCCACCGCGATGGCAGCGCCCGCCCCGATGGCGCAGGCGCTTGGCCAGCGCAGCCAGCCGCTGCTGCTGATCGCCACCGGCCAAGATGGCCACGGGCGCGAGCTGCGGCAGAACCAGTGGTTCCACACGCTGGCCGCCCCGCCCAAGGCGCTGTGGGAGCTGCCCGACGTGGGCCACGGCGAGGGCCTGGCCAGACGCGCGGCGGAGTACGAGCGGCGCGTGATCGCGCTCTATGACGCGGCGCTGCTGGGCGAGACACCTTAG
- a CDS encoding phosphodiesterase, whose product MLIAQISDPHIGQRPESAAYLAQAVEHLLQLPVAPDVVLVSGDCADHGDPAEYAQFRSLIAPLPMPVYVIPGNHDSRQQMLDIFGHQGEQSMQDYVQYSVERWPVRLIGLDTHIPQQDAGELCDERLAWLQARLDESPNRPTVLLMHHPPFPIGLGVCDQIGLGNASAFGQLIAKAPQVEAILTGHLHIQIARRFHGTLAITCPAVDANLLPDMAQPSRLVVRRGQPACLLHHWGAATGLHTQASVIGDSGPMITLHNGERWGA is encoded by the coding sequence ATGCTCATTGCCCAGATCAGCGATCCGCATATTGGCCAGCGCCCCGAGAGCGCGGCCTACCTCGCGCAGGCGGTGGAGCACCTGCTGCAGCTGCCTGTCGCACCAGATGTGGTGCTGGTGTCGGGCGACTGCGCCGACCACGGCGACCCCGCCGAGTACGCCCAGTTCCGCAGCCTCATCGCCCCGCTGCCGATGCCAGTGTACGTCATCCCTGGCAACCACGACAGCCGCCAGCAGATGCTGGATATCTTCGGGCATCAGGGCGAGCAGTCGATGCAAGATTATGTGCAGTACAGCGTCGAAAGGTGGCCGGTGCGTCTGATCGGACTCGACACGCACATCCCACAGCAGGATGCGGGCGAGCTGTGCGACGAGCGGCTCGCGTGGCTCCAGGCCCGCCTGGATGAGTCCCCAAACCGCCCGACGGTGCTGCTCATGCACCACCCGCCCTTCCCCATCGGCCTAGGTGTCTGCGACCAGATCGGCCTGGGCAACGCCAGCGCATTTGGTCAGCTGATCGCCAAAGCGCCGCAGGTGGAGGCCATCCTCACCGGGCACCTGCACATCCAGATCGCCCGCCGCTTCCATGGCACGCTGGCCATCACATGCCCGGCGGTGGATGCCAACCTGCTGCCCGACATGGCCCAGCCCAGCCGCCTGGTGGTGCGCCGAGGCCAGCCCGCGTGCCTGCTGCACCACTGGGGTGCAGCCACCGGCCTGCATACCCAGGCCAGCGTGATAGGCGACAGCGGCCCCATGATCACCCTGCATAACGGCGAGCGCTGGGGGGCGTAA
- a CDS encoding NUDIX hydrolase — protein MGDTAPQKMEPAMPPRRRASAIVERPEGVLLVLMRHLGAMLPGGGIKPFESDAAAAARELLEETGLVAERMVFLFERQSLGQSNAVFWVYASGVPRACNEIDQIAYYPPREPLRLAPETQSILHQFAELRAREPARFAEGDTAT, from the coding sequence ATGGGCGATACTGCGCCACAAAAAATGGAGCCAGCCATGCCACCACGCCGCCGCGCCAGCGCCATCGTCGAGCGACCCGAGGGTGTTCTGCTGGTGCTGATGCGCCACTTGGGCGCGATGCTGCCCGGCGGCGGCATCAAGCCCTTCGAGAGCGATGCCGCCGCCGCCGCCCGCGAGCTGCTGGAGGAGACCGGGCTGGTGGCCGAGCGCATGGTGTTCCTGTTCGAGCGCCAGAGCCTGGGCCAGAGCAACGCGGTCTTCTGGGTGTACGCGTCGGGCGTGCCCAGGGCGTGTAACGAGATCGACCAGATCGCCTACTACCCGCCGCGCGAGCCGCTGCGCCTCGCCCCCGAGACCCAGTCGATCCTGCACCAGTTCGCCGAGCTGCGGGCGCGCGAGCCAGCGCGGTTTGCCGAGGGCGATACAGCCACATAA
- the vat gene encoding Vat family streptogramin A O-acetyltransferase — MRGPDPNDKHPMAGFPQVCFIKNTVTNPNIIIGDYTYYDDPVDSENFERNVLYLFPMIGDRLIIGKFCALARDVRFIMNGANHRMSGVSTYPFQIFGGGWEKVMPQPGDLPYKGDTVVGNDVWIGYESLIMPGVKIGNGAIIAARSVVVADVPAYTIVGGNPARPIRTRFPEAEIAALEEIAWWDWPIEQISANLSAIAAGDLAALRACAGR; from the coding sequence ATGCGAGGCCCAGATCCCAACGATAAGCACCCGATGGCCGGATTCCCCCAGGTGTGCTTTATCAAAAATACGGTAACAAACCCTAACATCATCATCGGCGACTACACCTACTACGACGACCCTGTCGACTCCGAGAACTTCGAGCGCAACGTGCTCTACCTCTTCCCCATGATCGGCGACCGCCTGATCATCGGCAAGTTCTGCGCGCTGGCTCGCGATGTGCGGTTCATCATGAACGGCGCGAACCACCGCATGTCGGGCGTCTCCACCTACCCCTTCCAGATCTTCGGCGGCGGCTGGGAGAAGGTGATGCCCCAGCCGGGCGACCTGCCCTACAAGGGCGACACCGTAGTGGGCAACGATGTGTGGATCGGCTACGAGTCGCTGATCATGCCGGGCGTGAAGATCGGCAACGGCGCGATCATCGCGGCGCGCTCGGTGGTGGTGGCCGATGTGCCCGCCTACACCATTGTGGGCGGCAACCCCGCGCGGCCCATCCGCACGCGCTTCCCCGAGGCCGAGATCGCCGCGCTGGAGGAGATCGCCTGGTGGGACTGGCCGATCGAGCAGATCAGCGCCAATCTGAGCGCGATCGCGGCGGGCGATCTGGCGGCGCTGCGCGCCTGCGCGGGCCGCTAG
- a CDS encoding ADP-ribosylglycohydrolase family protein has translation MPTLAERIEGGIYGLLVGDALGVPYEFHEPGELPPAEQIEFAPPAGFHRAHAGVAPGTWSDDGAQALALLDSLLERGRLDLDDYGRRLVAWHERGYMAVGGKVFDVGIQTSQSIRMLAQGTLAAQAGRTDEQANGNGSLMRVLPLALWHRGDDQSLVADAHAQSLITHGHVRAQVCCALYCLWARRTLAATPNPWAEAVAALRAIYGASSVERAELEQHIRPDDGGPGSGGGYVVDCLRSARWAMGAGSYEQVVKAAVALGHDTDTTACVAGGIAGIRDGVAGIPTRWREALLGQDLVAPLVQRLLALHG, from the coding sequence ATGCCGACACTGGCCGAGCGCATTGAGGGCGGCATCTACGGCCTGCTGGTGGGCGACGCCCTAGGCGTGCCCTACGAGTTCCACGAGCCTGGCGAGCTGCCACCTGCCGAGCAGATCGAGTTCGCACCGCCCGCCGGGTTCCACCGCGCCCACGCGGGCGTCGCGCCCGGCACCTGGTCGGACGACGGCGCGCAGGCGCTGGCCCTGCTCGACTCGCTGCTGGAGCGCGGGCGGCTCGACCTGGATGACTACGGGCGGCGGCTGGTGGCCTGGCACGAGCGCGGCTACATGGCCGTGGGCGGCAAGGTCTTCGACGTGGGCATCCAGACCAGCCAGTCCATCCGCATGCTGGCGCAGGGCACCCTAGCCGCCCAGGCGGGCCGCACCGACGAGCAGGCCAACGGCAACGGCTCGCTTATGCGGGTGCTGCCGCTGGCGCTGTGGCACCGTGGCGACGACCAATCCCTGGTGGCTGACGCCCACGCCCAGTCGCTCATCACCCACGGCCACGTGCGCGCCCAGGTGTGCTGCGCGCTCTACTGCCTGTGGGCGCGACGCACCCTGGCCGCCACACCCAACCCCTGGGCCGAGGCGGTGGCCGCGCTACGCGCCATCTACGGCGCATCGTCGGTCGAGCGCGCCGAGCTGGAGCAGCACATCCGCCCCGACGACGGCGGCCCAGGCAGCGGCGGCGGCTATGTGGTGGACTGCCTGCGCTCGGCGCGCTGGGCCATGGGCGCAGGCAGCTACGAGCAGGTGGTCAAAGCCGCTGTGGCGCTGGGCCACGACACCGACACCACCGCCTGTGTGGCCGGGGGCATCGCAGGCATCCGCGACGGCGTGGCGGGCATCCCCACGCGCTGGCGCGAGGCCCTGCTGGGGCAGGATCTGGTTGCGCCGCTGGTGCAGCGTCTGCTGGCGCTGCACGGGTAG
- a CDS encoding GNAT family N-acetyltransferase encodes MNIDIRIDDLTDPRIAQFLEEHIADMRSISPPESKHALDLDGLRKPEITFWTAWDAQDQLVGCGAIKRLDARHAELKSMRTAASLRRSGVASRLLQHIIGAARERGYQRLSLETGAMPFFAPARALYTRHGFVLCPPFGSYRDDPNSVFMTMEL; translated from the coding sequence ATGAATATCGACATCCGAATCGATGACCTAACCGACCCACGAATCGCACAGTTTCTCGAAGAGCACATCGCCGACATGCGCAGCATATCGCCGCCCGAGAGCAAGCACGCGCTCGACCTCGACGGCCTTAGAAAGCCCGAGATCACCTTCTGGACCGCGTGGGATGCGCAGGATCAGCTGGTGGGCTGTGGCGCGATCAAGCGGCTCGACGCCCGCCACGCCGAGCTGAAGTCCATGCGCACCGCCGCCAGCCTGCGCCGCAGCGGGGTGGCATCGCGCCTGCTCCAGCACATCATCGGCGCGGCGCGCGAGCGTGGCTACCAGCGCCTAAGCCTGGAGACCGGAGCGATGCCGTTCTTCGCGCCCGCCCGCGCGCTCTACACCCGCCACGGGTTCGTGCTGTGCCCGCCGTTTGGCAGCTACCGCGATGACCCCAACAGCGTCTTCATGACCATGGAGCTATAG